GGCAAAGCGCAGTGCTCCCTGCAGCCTGCAGGGGGCAACAGCCAGGGGCAGGTGCGCATGGGAGGGGCTCTGGAGCCTGCTGCCCTGGGTTTgctgctgagcctcagtttcctcatctggaaggtGGGATAACAGGATCACCCCCCACCAGGTTATTTGAGGACTCAGTGTGGTGGTCTAGGTTTAGCTCTTGGCAGTGAGTGTGTGCCCCCGCCACCTGGTGTCGGATGGCCAGATGGTGCAGAAGAGCACAGTTCCCACCCCCTGGGGtgcaaatcctggctctgccatgttcagctgtgtggccttggggaaATGACCTTccttttctgggcctcagttgccTCCTCTATAAAGTGAGGATACAATCCCTCGGAGGGTGAGCAGGAAATGCAGGGCTGTCTGGAGAAGATTCTGGGCTGTTGTTACCAGGAGTCGTCTGTTGTTTCCTCCGCTcatcagctgtgtgacctcaaacAAGTCACCTGCCCTCTCTGAGGTTCTGCTTCCTCCTATGTAAATCGGGAATAACGGTGGGCCGTGTCCTTGTCCCAGCAAGGGTGTCTGGCTAAGCCTGGTTCTGCGGTGTTGTGGTGTCACCCCATCTCCTAGCTGGAGGAACAAGGCtctccttggtgggcttgggCCTCCGACCCTGTCCTTCCCTCTGCTCGCTTCCTGGTCTTCGCTGCCTGGGGTCCCGGGGCTGGGGGCTCCGGCCCCTCTCACCTGCCGCTCTCCCCCAGGACGTGAAGTACCTGGCCGTGAGCGGCTTCCTCTTCCTGCGGTTTTTCGCACCGGCCATCCTCACGCCAAAGCTCTTTGACCTCCGGGACCAGCACGCGGACCCCCAGACCAGCCGctcgctgctgctgctggccaAGGTGCCGGCAGTGGGGAGCCGTCCTGGGCCCTCTTAGCCAGGGAGCAGCCAGACAGGAACAGCCCCGGAGGCCAGAAACCCCAGGAGACCCCAGAGCACCCCTCACCAGCCGCCCACGGTGCCTCCCAGTTTCCTTTGTTCATAAGGAAATCTCCGCCCTTCGAGGAGGCACAGGGAAGCAGGCTAGCAGTCCTTCACACCTTAGTGTGAATTAGACCATCTTTGGCAAAGCGGCAGGAACCTGAGGCTCTAGTGGGCTCCTGAGTGCaggattgttagagtctgtaaacaactGGCTGCGGcagaataaccggggggtgacgaacaacttgtgtagattgatacagcaggagtaggagccgtttattgtaggacaacagaggtatttatacattccacgcagcttatcttaattaacataaactagatacatcagtcaaccaataaggaatctccacacttaatggctcggtggagtaaattcacaaaccactccctctggcattttgccaggcaccatccagacttgtttacagactctaacacaggaTCAGGCTGCCCTGGGTGGGTCTAGTCTTGGGAGGGAACAGAATAAAGGGACTGGGCTGTAGATTCccaaagggggagggagggaggagcaggtaCCGCTTCAGGCCCTGATCTGGGTCCACAGAGGACCCTTGCCTCTCAGTGACCCTGGTGTCCCTGCTCCCCTGCCCCAGGCTGTGCAGAGCATTGGAAACCTGGGCCAGCAGCTGGGCCAGGGCAAGGAGCTGTGGATGGCACCCCTGCACCCCTTCCTGCTGCAGAGCGTCTCCCGCGTGCGGGCCTTCCTGGACCAGCTGGTGGACATGGATGGGGATGAGGGTGAGTTCCCATGGCCCCCACACCTAGCGCATCACCCCACTGAGAGCACTTGGGACCTCTCCCCATCCCCAGGTCCTCAGCATGGAGAGAGCCTGCAGATCTGCTAGTCGCTCAACAAACATTTCCTGGCAGAAATGCTAAGTCCCAGAGATGAGCAGAACTCAGGCCTTGTCCTCTAGGCCATCTCAGCCAACAGAGGAGTGGGGCTTGGTGGGCACACCACGGGCAAATATCTATTAAGTTATATAACAGTCACCTTTGTGGGTGCTTGGGGTACAGCAGCAAAATGAGACCGAAGAAGATGCTGCTCTCATAGAAGTTTTATTCCACTAGAATAAAATGAATTAGCAAATTATGTGGGGGGTGAGGGAGTTGTAAGTGCTGAGGAGAAAAAGAGGTGTGTGGGGGGCCGTGTTGAGAGGTAGCAGCAGGTTGAGCTTTTAGTTTGGGTGCGCAGGAAGGGCATCACTTGGTGATATCAGAATAAACACCTGAAGGAGGACCGAGAGCCGTGGGGATCCTAGGAGGAGTGTTCCAGGCAGGAACAGcacgtgcaaaggccctgaggtaggagGAATGCTGCAGGGAGGGCCAGTGAGAAAGAGTGAGTGAGAGGGTCAGAGGAGCAGGGAGCCGGGTCCTTGGGGCCTCACAGGCACGGGAAGGATTTTTGTCTTTGACTTGGAGAGAAGTGGAGCCCGGGAGAGTCTTAAGCAGAGGAATTGGGGTTGAGTCCATTTTACAATATGGGTCCCAGGTCGCCAGGTAGTTCCAAGTCCCATGGGAGCAACCTGCCGGCCTGGGTCCCTCTCCAGGGGCTGGATCCAAGGGGTGTCTCTGGGCTGGGCTCCCCCTGCTGGCCGCCCGCGCCACTGCCTGCAGGTCCCTGGGTGGGagaggggccagggcgggccttgGTCCTGTCTCGGTGGAGTCCAGAGCCTTGGAGGCCCTGGCAGGCCGGCAGGGCAGGTGGCGCTGGACAGAAAGGGCTCACTGATTCGGCCTTCCTTTCCCATTTCCCAGAGGCTGGTGGCCCAGCGAGGGCCCTGGTCCCGCCCTCGGTGACACTTCGAGAAGGCTACCTGCAGAAGCGCAAGGAGGAGCCGGCTGGCCTGGCCACCCGCTTCGCCTTCAAGAAGCGCTACTTCTGGCTCAGCGGGGAGGAGCTGGCCTGCGCCAAGGGCCCCGAGGGGCAGGTGGGGCTCGGGCTGCGGGGCGCGGCTCCCGGGgggcctgcccctcccccagctgctTTGCACccagagggaaactgaggccccggGGCACCTTGGCACCTCCAAACTCACAGCTGGGGCCAGTTCGGGCACAGGAAGGGACAGGCATGATCCTGATCCTCCACGCGCCAACCAGCGTCCTGCAGGAGTGTCCACTTCATGCACGGACGCGTCCTCCCGAGGTGGAGaggcccagggcagggacagCGCTTGCCCCCGGGTCTTAGACTCGGGTGTGGCTGGCTGTGGAGGCCGCCATCCGGGCATTGGCTCGTTTGCTCATTCACTCAGCAAACATTCAACTGCCTCCTACCGCCAGGCCCTGTCCCAGGCAATGGCCACAAGGGGCTGGTATTCCCAGCTAACCCGGACCTGGACGCATGCGGACCATGCGTTCCTGCACGCGCACCCACTGTGTGACTCATGCTGGTGGGGACCCAGTTGTCACTTGGATTTTATTCGTGTAGGTTTTTCTAGGCATGGACTCCCAGGGTGCCCGTTCTGGCTCCACCACATGAGTGGTCTCAGAAGGGTTTCTCTCttcttgggcctcagtttcctcatctgcaaattggGAAGAATTACAAACCTAACCTGAGCCGTTTGTTGGGGTGATTAAATGAGTTGATAAATGGAAAGCGCTCGGGTCACATTCCAAGCGGCTTTGAAGATgaccatgatgatgatgatggcaactgaggcccagagaaggaagTCACAGCCAAGGGACAAGGACACGGAGCGCAGCTATAAGGGTCCAACGTGCTCTGCCCTGGGGGCTCCACCGAGGCACACACCTAGAGCTGCCCCCTGGGCCACTCCGCCCCGGCCAGCAGCCCGCCCTGCAGAGACACCCCTCTTCCTTAGGAGCGCAGCTCCATCCCAGTGTCGCACATCCGCGCCGTGGAGCGCGTGGACGAGGGCGCCTTCCAGTTGCCCTACGTGATGCAGGTGGTGACGCAGGACGGCGCGGGGGCGCTGCACACCACCTACCTGCAGTGCAAGGTGAGGCCCTGCCCCGAGGGGGCGGAGGGCGCGCCTTGGCCACGCCCCGCCCCTGACCACGCCCACTCCTTGCAGAACGTGAACGAGCTCAACCAATGGCTGTCGGCCCTGCGCAAAGCCAGCGCCCCCAACCAGGACAAGCTGGCCGCCTGCCACCCTGGTGCCTTCCGCGGTGGGCGCTGGACCTGTTGCCTGCAGGCTGAgcgcccaggtgaggggcaggggagACTGCGGGTTCTGCCCTTCCCACCTGTCCATTGGCGGGAATCCCACTTCCGTCTGGGAGGGCTGTGCAACcttaagcaagttacttaacctctctaggCCCCAGTCTCAACTGTGAGATGGGGTGGACAGTAGTACCAAGCTCAGGGTTCCTGTGAGGAGTAAGTTAATAGGGCAGACAATTAACTGGAACAGAGTGGCTAGCACGCTGCTAGGCCCGCAGTGCTCCTTAGTGCGAGGTGCTATTTTTAAGTACTCACTCTACGGGCCACCCAGAGCCGCAGACCTGTGCTGGCTCTCCAGGGAGCTGGGGACCGACCTTGGGGTCTGCGGCATGGTCAGCAAACCCTCTACCCCCGAGCTTCGTCTCCACCCCCAGCCAGACAATGTCAGTGCAACTTTACAAGCATCTACACGGGGCTTTGGGGACTCCAGAGAATGCCCCTCCCCTGATCCAGCCCTGGGAAGGGGGTAGGGGGATCCAGGAGGGCTTCCGGGAAGAGGCGGCGCTAGCTGAGGCCTGAGTGGCGTGCAGACAGGGTGGGTGAGAACGGGCAGAGGAACAGCCTGAGCAAAGGCTCCGGGTGAGGCAGGGTGGGGTGTCTGCGCCCTGGGTCCCGGATtgtggaaggagaaaaagaagaatagcGAGGCTTTGGAGTCCAGGGAGCAGGCCTGGGGCTGATGagagtggaggcagggaggccagggaggaggtTCCTGGGGGAGCCCGGGGCTTGACCAGAGCAGATGGGGTGGGACTCCAGAGAGGGGTGCGATTGAGGGGCCCTGGCTTGGAGACGCCGGGccggagaggggggagggggagggggatcgACTGACGCTGCGTGTCCCCTTCAGCTGTGGGTTGCAGTCGCACACACTCAGCCATCACCCTGGGGGACTGGAGCGACCCTCTGGATCCCGATGCTGAGACCCAGATGGTGTATCGGCAGCTGCTTCTGGGGCGGGACCAGCTCCGGTGGGTACCCAGGGCTGCTGCTGCCATCGGCTGGGTGGATGGTCACGGTGGCCGTCCGAGTGATGGGTCGGTGTTGGTGCGGTCACTGTTTCCACGCAAACTGACTCAGCTTGCGGGTCGGGGGGACCCGGTGTCTGCAGGGTCGGGGCGGAGGGATCTTGGGGTCGTTCTACCTGACGCTCTAGAGACACGGCAGGGTCACATAAAATGAATGTGGGTCTTCACTTTCTCTTTATTTAGTGACAGAGGTTCGTCTTGGCTGGTTGTGAGTGGGTTCTGATGGCGGGACACAACTCCTGGGCTCCTTTCCTGGCCTCTGGATAGGGAGCGAGTTACTTAACTTCTCCGCTGTTCAGTTTCTTTATGGGGAAAGTGGGGCGGATAGTGGTGGCTCCCTCTCAGTATTGTCCTAAGGATCAAATGAGCCAAGCCAGGAAAAGCTCTCTGCAGGCCCTGGACACACAGCTTTCAAGTCctgccaacaattattgttatgCTGTGTGACCTGAGGCAAGTGACTTCATCTCTCTGTGTCTCCGAGAGATCCGTGTCTGGCACACATGAATGTTTGCTGTGACGATGGTGATCGGAGGTGGGCACCTAGAACTTCTGCGACCAACAGGGAGCAGGACTGGGAATCACAGACGAGCCTTAGGTCTGGATTTAGGATCGTTCTACCTGAGTCTTGTCTTTGTCCCTGTCAACCTCCAGGATGAAATTCCTAGAGGATTCCAGTCTGGACCCAGAC
This genomic interval from Marmota flaviventris isolate mMarFla1 chromosome 1, mMarFla1.hap1, whole genome shotgun sequence contains the following:
- the Rasal1 gene encoding rasGAP-activating-like protein 1 isoform X5, with product MAKSSSLNIRVVEGRALPAKDVGSLGALRLKVRLSEDRVLPSGRYQPLRALLLDAVRAPAEEDTASPLAVLEEVASGDCRRDLATTLVKLFLGQGLAGPLLGYLTRREVARTTDPNTLFRSNSLASKSMEQFMKLVGMRYLHEVLKPVVSRIFEEKKYVELDPCKMDLGRARRISFKGAPSEDQVRESSLGLLTGYLGAIVDAIVGSVGCCPPAMRRAFKQLRVCVAERFPQAEHQDVKYLAVSGFLFLRFFAPAILTPKLFDLRDQHADPQTSRSLLLLAKAVQSIGNLGQQLGQGKELWMAPLHPFLLQSVSRVRAFLDQLVDMDGDEEAGGPARALVPPSVTLREGYLQKRKEEPAGLATRFAFKKRYFWLSGEELACAKGPEGQERSSIPVSHIRAVERVDEGAFQLPYVMQVVTQDGAGALHTTYLQCKNVNELNQWLSALRKASAPNQDKLAACHPGAFRGGRWTCCLQAERPAVGCSRTHSAITLGDWSDPLDPDAETQMVYRQLLLGRDQLRMKFLEDSSLDPDLEEDTGTCPEVLARQRAAAARLLEVLEDLDRAHQEFQGQGQGKVAPGPPAP